TTCGATCAACAGAGCCATTCACCGACGCCGATGAAGGCCGTATCCGAAAGCCCGGCCGCGGTCACGACCGTCGCGGCGCCGTCGCCGAGCCAACTCACGCTAACGGTGCAGCGAGGTGACTCACTCGATCGACTCTTTCGACGTCACGGACTCAGCGTAGGCGATCTGCACAGGATGCTGCGCCTCGACGAGGCGGCCCAAGCGCTGCGCATGGTCCGCCCGGGAGATGAGATCACGATCCAACGAGAAGGTGAGTCCGTGCTGGCGCTGACCCGGCGCCTGGATGACTTTCGCCTGCTGGAGGTCGGCCGCAGCCAAGAGGGCTACAAGGCTTCCGTATCCGTCGACGCCCCGGAGCGGCGCGTGACCCACGCCCACGGCCGCATCACATCGTCACTGTTCAACGCCGGACGTGCAGCGGGTATCTCGGATAACCTGGTCATGGAGCTTGCGGGCATCTTCGCGTGGGATATCGATTTCGTGCTCGATATTCGCAAAGGTGACGAGTTCCTGGTGCTCTACGAAGAACTCTGGCGCGACGGCCAGAAGCTTCGCGACGGTGCAATCCTCGCCGCAGAGTTCGTTAATACCGGCGATCGCTACCAGGCCCTACGCTACGTAGACCCCGAAGGCCGGGCCGACTACTTCACGCCGGATGGCCTTAGCCTGCGCAAGGCATTCCTTCGTGCACCGGTGGATTTCTCGAGGATCTCATCCAACTTCAATCCCAACCGCCGCCACCCGATCCTCAACACCATTCGTGCCCACCGCGGCGTCGACTACGCCGCCCCCGCGGGCACACCGATCAAAGCGGCCGGTGATGGCAAGGTCAACTTCCGAGGCACCAAGAGCGGTTACGGCAACACGATCATCCTGCAGCACGGTGACAACATCACCACACTCTATGCACACCTCTCTCGCTTCGCCTCCTACAAGCGGGGCGCGCGCGTGCGCCAGGGCGACGTGATCGGCTACGTCGGCAAGACGGGGCTCGCCTCTGGCAACCATCTGCATTACGAGTACCGCATCGCCGGTGTGCATCGAAACCCGCGAACCGTGAAGCTCCCGCAAGCAGACCCGATCCCCGAAGCGCTACGGGCGGACTTCAACGCACACGCCGAGCACGTGTTGGCGCAGCTGCAGCTGGTTCGAAACGTCCGCCTGGCTACCGCCGCCTCGCAAGCTCAGGTGGCGAACAGGGCCACCCACTAGCGAGTCAGCGATCCGCGGCAGCGAGTCAGCGATCCGCGGCGGCAGCGGCGGCCGGCTGCTCCAGCAGCTTGAGGTCGATGCCGATCCCCTGCAGATACTCCGCCTCGTCGAGCAGGTCGGCTTGGGTGAGGGGGTGCTCGCTCAACCAGCCTTCGGGGAAGGCGACGCTCACGGCGTGATCGCGAGCTGATAGCTCGATTCCAGGCAGGGACGCCGGGTTGCGACTTCGGTGCAGTACCACCGCTAATCGCAGCAGCACCGCGGCGCGCGGGATACTGTCGCGCCAGGGCAGCTGCAAGCGCTCGAAGAGACTCGACACGATCTTGCGCCGATGGCTGCGCACCAGGCGCCCCACGAGCTCCTGCTCGTGCCTGGAGAACCCCGGCAGATCCCCCTGTTCGACGAGGTAAGCGCCATGCTTGTGGTACTGAGCGTGCGCGACGGCCATACCCACCTCATGCAGCTGCGCCGCCCAGCGCAGGGCGAACTGCAACAGGGGGTCTACCAGACCCCAGTCCTCGGCGCACTGATCGAACAGCGCCAACGCGGTTTGCTCGACCCGTTCCGCTTGGCGAAGGTCGACGGCGTAGCGCGACTGCAGCCAGCCGACCGTACGAATACGCGCGTCATCGTCGGTGTAGCGACCCACCAGATCGTGCAGAACGCCCTCGCGTAGGGCGCCGCTGGACACCCGCAGCTCACGCACGTTCAGGGACTCGAACAAGCCGAGCAGGATGGCCACCCCGCCCGCAAATACGGGCGCACGCTGCGGCGAAAGGCCCGGCAGATCGATGGCATCCGCGTGACCAATCTCCACGAGGTGATCCGCGAGCCGCTGCACCGCCGGTGCCGTGATGCCACCTGAGCGCCAGCCCAATTCCCGCAGCACCGCTTCGGTCGCCTTGATCGTGCCGGAGGCGCCGACAGCTTCGTCCCACTCAGCACCCGCCAAACGGGAGGCCAACGCCTCGAGTTCGACCTGGGCCGCCGTTTGCGCCTTGCGGAAACGTTTCGCCGTTATCTTGCCGCCCGGGAAGTGGGCTTGGCTCATGCTGACGCAACCCATGTACAGGCTGTCCAGCTCGTGGGCGGTCAAGCCCTGACCGGAGATCACCTCGGTGCTTCCGCCGCCGATATCCACCACCAGGCGGCGATGATCACCGGCGGGTAGCGAGTGGGCCGCGCCGAGGAAGATGAGCCTCGCCTCCTCGCGACCGGAGACGATCTCGATCGGATGCCCCAAGGCTGCCTGGGCCCGCCCGAGAAAGTCCTCGATACGCTTGGCGCGGCGGAAGGTGTTGGTGCCCACCACCCGCACGCGCCCGGGGCGGATCACCCGTAAGCGTTGACCGAAGCGGGCCAGGCATTCGAGGGCCCGGGTGCGGGAGTCTTCGGAAAGGTAGCCCGACTCATCGATGCCCGAGGCCAAACGAACCATCTCGCGCAGGCGATCGATGACGGCGAATCCGCCGTCCACCTGGCGGACCACGAGCATGTGAAAGCTATTGGACCCGAGGTCGACGGCGGCGAGGACGCTATCCGGCATCGCTCGGGAACCCGTCGGCCGCGGCGATCACGCCGCGCCCCTGTAGTGTTGCAGGCGCACGGACAGCGCCTCGCTTACATCGAGAACGAGGAGCCGCAGCCGCAAGTGGTTGCCGCATTCGGGTTGCGAATCACGAACTGAGCCCCCTGGAGGTCTTCCTTGTAGTCGATCTCCGCGCCCTTCAGGTACTGGATGCTCATGGGATCGATGACCAGCGTCACCCCCCGGTTCTCGACGCAGGTGTCGCCTTGCTCTACCTGCTCGTCAAAGGTGAAGCCGTACTGAAACCCCGAGCAACCGCCCCCGGTGATGTAGACCCGGAGCTTGAGGGCATCGTTGCCCTCTTCGGCAATCAGTTGCCCGACCTTGCTTGCCGCAGCGTCGGTAAAATCCAACGTGGGTGCGCTCATCCTTCATTCCTTCCTTTAGCGTCCGTTGCTATCAACGGATGTGCTAGCTCGCTTTTTGCTGCTTGCCGAGTGCGCCGGCAGAACCCTTGCCAGACTTGCCATCGCCACCGTCACTCG
The sequence above is drawn from the Pseudomonadota bacterium genome and encodes:
- a CDS encoding peptidoglycan DD-metalloendopeptidase family protein; amino-acid sequence: MKRQRRRPGRRAALIGAALATVVAAAALVMVQDPTEAPSPTVAEALPKESPAAEPPKAPVPQNSVVTRAISLPGQAQTADEAAETTAGSGPLLESTEAAVSEAPASAAASSLPPAPVATLAPATSDIPTAQPLLLAFDQQSHSPTPMKAVSESPAAVTTVAAPSPSQLTLTVQRGDSLDRLFRRHGLSVGDLHRMLRLDEAAQALRMVRPGDEITIQREGESVLALTRRLDDFRLLEVGRSQEGYKASVSVDAPERRVTHAHGRITSSLFNAGRAAGISDNLVMELAGIFAWDIDFVLDIRKGDEFLVLYEELWRDGQKLRDGAILAAEFVNTGDRYQALRYVDPEGRADYFTPDGLSLRKAFLRAPVDFSRISSNFNPNRRHPILNTIRAHRGVDYAAPAGTPIKAAGDGKVNFRGTKSGYGNTIILQHGDNITTLYAHLSRFASYKRGARVRQGDVIGYVGKTGLASGNHLHYEYRIAGVHRNPRTVKLPQADPIPEALRADFNAHAEHVLAQLQLVRNVRLATAASQAQVANRATH
- a CDS encoding Ppx/GppA phosphatase family protein, which gives rise to MPDSVLAAVDLGSNSFHMLVVRQVDGGFAVIDRLREMVRLASGIDESGYLSEDSRTRALECLARFGQRLRVIRPGRVRVVGTNTFRRAKRIEDFLGRAQAALGHPIEIVSGREEARLIFLGAAHSLPAGDHRRLVVDIGGGSTEVISGQGLTAHELDSLYMGCVSMSQAHFPGGKITAKRFRKAQTAAQVELEALASRLAGAEWDEAVGASGTIKATEAVLRELGWRSGGITAPAVQRLADHLVEIGHADAIDLPGLSPQRAPVFAGGVAILLGLFESLNVRELRVSSGALREGVLHDLVGRYTDDDARIRTVGWLQSRYAVDLRQAERVEQTALALFDQCAEDWGLVDPLLQFALRWAAQLHEVGMAVAHAQYHKHGAYLVEQGDLPGFSRHEQELVGRLVRSHRRKIVSSLFERLQLPWRDSIPRAAVLLRLAVVLHRSRNPASLPGIELSARDHAVSVAFPEGWLSEHPLTQADLLDEAEYLQGIGIDLKLLEQPAAAAAADR
- the erpA gene encoding iron-sulfur cluster insertion protein ErpA, yielding MSAPTLDFTDAAASKVGQLIAEEGNDALKLRVYITGGGCSGFQYGFTFDEQVEQGDTCVENRGVTLVIDPMSIQYLKGAEIDYKEDLQGAQFVIRNPNAATTCGCGSSFSM